The Agromyces mangrovi genome contains a region encoding:
- a CDS encoding lycopene cyclase domain-containing protein gives MGFAYLGALVLSLGAMCAIDARFRLVFWDAPWRAAAVVGIGVAAFLVWDLAGIALGVFFRGETEFMTGILLAPELPVEEVLFLTFLCYLTLVLVRGTSRLLDRERSAA, from the coding sequence ATCGGGTTCGCGTACCTCGGCGCACTCGTGCTGTCGCTCGGGGCGATGTGCGCGATCGATGCGCGCTTCCGGCTCGTCTTCTGGGACGCCCCGTGGCGGGCGGCAGCGGTGGTCGGCATCGGCGTCGCCGCGTTCCTGGTCTGGGACCTCGCGGGCATCGCGCTCGGCGTCTTCTTCCGCGGCGAGACGGAGTTCATGACCGGCATCCTCTTGGCCCCAGAGCTGCCGGTGGAGGAAGTGCTGTTCCTCACCTTCCTCTGCTACCTCACGCTCGTGCTGGTGCGGGGCACGAGCCGGCTCCTCGACCGCGAGCGGAGCGCCGCGTGA